In Microbacterium esteraromaticum, the following proteins share a genomic window:
- a CDS encoding LacI family DNA-binding transcriptional regulator translates to MVSIDEVAKLAGVSTATVSRALSGRGHVSEGARERVRSAAESLGYVVSSRASSLASGRTQNIGVIVPFLDRWFFSTVLSGATSALMRAGYDVTLYNITADAAVRREVFSTFLRRQRVDAVIAVSIELDDDETAQLLDLGLPVIGIGGPNPGLRTLTVDDTAVARLATEHLIGLGHRDIAHIGANPEFDIDFHVPTRRRLGFEQALADAGITAKHTFLEPADFTVDGGFRAAKQLLGRPGPRPTAIFAASDEMAVGALLAARDLGFRVPQDLSIVGIDGHELGEFFQLTTVDQFPLAQGERAAGAILAQLEGEPDAAASTDLPYELIVRGTTARA, encoded by the coding sequence ATGGTGAGCATCGACGAGGTGGCGAAGCTTGCGGGCGTCTCGACGGCGACCGTGTCGCGCGCGCTGAGCGGTCGCGGGCATGTCTCCGAGGGCGCGCGCGAGCGCGTGCGCTCGGCGGCCGAGTCACTCGGATACGTGGTCTCGTCGCGCGCATCGAGCCTGGCATCCGGCCGCACGCAGAACATCGGCGTGATCGTGCCGTTCCTCGACCGCTGGTTCTTCAGCACCGTGCTGTCGGGCGCGACCAGCGCGCTGATGCGCGCCGGCTATGACGTCACGCTGTACAACATCACGGCCGACGCGGCCGTGCGGCGGGAGGTCTTCTCGACGTTCCTGCGCCGGCAGCGGGTGGACGCCGTGATCGCGGTCTCCATCGAGCTCGACGACGACGAGACGGCACAGCTGCTCGACCTGGGTCTACCCGTGATCGGCATCGGCGGCCCGAACCCTGGTCTTCGCACGCTGACGGTCGACGACACCGCGGTCGCGCGCCTGGCGACCGAGCACCTCATCGGGCTCGGCCACCGCGACATCGCCCACATCGGCGCGAACCCCGAGTTCGACATCGACTTCCACGTGCCCACCCGCCGTCGCCTCGGCTTCGAGCAGGCGCTGGCCGATGCGGGGATCACGGCGAAGCACACGTTCCTCGAGCCGGCGGACTTCACCGTCGACGGCGGCTTCCGTGCGGCCAAGCAGCTGCTCGGCCGGCCGGGCCCGCGCCCGACGGCGATCTTCGCCGCCTCAGACGAGATGGCCGTCGGAGCCCTGCTCGCCGCTCGCGACCTCGGCTTCCGCGTTCCGCAGGACCTCTCGATCGTCGGCATCGACGGGCACGAGCTCGGTGAGTTCTTCCAGCTCACGACCGTCGACCAGTTCCCGCTCGCGCAGGGCGAGCGTGCGGCGGGCGCGATCCTCGCGCAGCTGGAGGGCGAACCCGATGCCGCCGCGTCGACCGACCTGCCCTACGAGCTCATCGTGCGCGGCACCACCGCCCGCGCGTAG
- a CDS encoding glycoside hydrolase family 13 protein, which translates to MAQREQQREQMAAPGSEWWRTAVIYQIYPRSFADASGDGIGDLPGITSRLDDLKSLGIDAIWLSPFMTSPQRDAGYDVADYRDVDPLFGTLADFDVMLNEAHARGIRVIVDLVPNHSSDQHAWFQEALKAAPGSPERARYVFRDGRGENGELPPNNWQSVFGGGMWERVTEADGTPGQWYLHIFDATQPDFDWTNEEVREEFRSILRFWLDRGVDGFRVDVAHGMMKEAGLPDYAPVADADSMGGGEENVPYWGQNEVHDIYRDWHKVLAEYDGDRALCGEAWLPTLKKTALWVRPDEMHQTFNFPYLMTPWDAQELRLVIRESLEEFGSVGAPSTWVLSNHDVIRHASRLALTADSPQGDGIGPNSKGKPDPAIGLSRGRAATTVMLSLPGSAYVYQGEELGLPEAMEIPDEFRQDPTWFRTNGERYGRDGCRVPLPWTASGPAFGFNDTGASWLPQPAEWATFARDAEEGDAESTLNLYKRLLAERRERGLGSGSLVWDDVDASAVAFHRGELHVVANLGEQAIELGEDVTFVVQSEPFAGTALPPNTAAWFTRA; encoded by the coding sequence ATGGCACAGCGTGAGCAGCAGCGTGAGCAGATGGCAGCCCCCGGTTCCGAGTGGTGGCGCACCGCCGTCATCTACCAGATCTACCCCCGGTCCTTCGCCGACGCCTCGGGCGACGGCATCGGCGACCTCCCCGGCATCACCAGCCGCCTCGACGACCTGAAGAGCCTCGGCATCGACGCCATCTGGCTGAGCCCGTTCATGACCAGCCCGCAGCGCGATGCCGGCTACGACGTCGCCGACTACCGCGACGTCGACCCGCTGTTCGGCACCCTCGCCGACTTCGACGTCATGCTGAACGAGGCGCACGCGCGCGGCATCCGGGTCATCGTCGATCTCGTGCCCAACCACTCGTCCGACCAGCACGCCTGGTTCCAGGAGGCACTGAAGGCCGCCCCCGGCAGCCCCGAGCGCGCCCGCTACGTGTTCCGCGACGGCCGCGGCGAGAACGGCGAGCTGCCCCCGAACAACTGGCAGAGCGTCTTCGGCGGCGGCATGTGGGAGCGCGTGACCGAGGCCGATGGCACCCCCGGCCAGTGGTACCTGCACATCTTCGACGCCACCCAGCCCGACTTCGACTGGACCAACGAAGAGGTGCGCGAGGAGTTCCGCAGCATCCTGCGCTTCTGGCTCGACCGCGGCGTCGATGGATTCCGCGTCGATGTCGCGCACGGGATGATGAAAGAGGCCGGCCTGCCCGACTACGCCCCCGTCGCCGACGCCGACTCCATGGGCGGCGGCGAGGAGAACGTGCCGTACTGGGGTCAGAACGAGGTTCACGACATCTACCGCGACTGGCACAAGGTGCTGGCCGAGTACGACGGCGACCGCGCCCTGTGCGGTGAGGCCTGGCTGCCGACGCTGAAGAAGACCGCGCTCTGGGTGCGCCCCGACGAGATGCACCAGACCTTCAACTTCCCGTACCTGATGACCCCGTGGGATGCCCAGGAGCTGCGCCTCGTCATCCGCGAATCGCTCGAGGAGTTCGGCAGCGTCGGCGCTCCCAGCACCTGGGTGCTCTCGAACCATGACGTGATCCGTCACGCCTCGCGTCTCGCGCTCACCGCCGACAGCCCGCAGGGCGACGGCATCGGCCCGAACTCGAAGGGCAAGCCCGACCCGGCGATCGGCCTGTCGCGCGGCCGCGCGGCGACCACCGTCATGCTCTCGCTGCCCGGCTCGGCCTACGTCTACCAGGGCGAGGAGCTGGGTCTTCCCGAGGCCATGGAGATCCCCGACGAGTTCCGTCAGGATCCGACCTGGTTCCGCACGAACGGCGAGCGCTACGGCCGCGATGGCTGCCGCGTGCCGCTGCCGTGGACGGCGTCGGGGCCGGCGTTCGGCTTCAACGACACCGGTGCCTCGTGGCTGCCGCAGCCCGCGGAGTGGGCGACGTTCGCGCGCGATGCCGAAGAGGGCGACGCCGAATCGACGCTCAACCTCTACAAGCGCCTGCTCGCCGAGCGCCGCGAGCGCGGGCTCGGCTCGGGCTCGCTGGTGTGGGACGACGTGGATGCCTCGGCTGTCGCGTTCCACCGCGGCGAGCTGCACGTGGTCGCGAACCTGGGCGAGCAGGCGATCGAACTCGGCGAGGACGTGACCTTCGTCGTGCAGAGCGAGCCGTTCGCCGGCACCGCGCTGCCGCCGAACACCGCCGCCTGGTTCACCCGCGCCTGA
- a CDS encoding NAD(P)-dependent oxidoreductase — MSLLVTVPTDRLAKGLGDLPDGVELRLWDLRSPAPADRIDIVVPPYMGGPGVLAALDGIDIGLVQGQSIGYDGVAAALPSGIPFANAASVHEASTAELAVGMMIAAQRRLPRFALAQERGEWSPVFAESLADRRVLLVGFGGVGTAIARRLAPFEVALTAVASTARTELVDGVGEMAVHGIDELDALLPQAEIVVLSLPANDHTHHLFDAERIARMAPGALLVNVGRGPLVETDALVAALRSNAIRAASDVFEEEPLPAGHPLWTAPNLLITPHGGGASTAMNPRIARLIRRQIDRMLAGEPPVNVVLPGS; from the coding sequence GTGAGCCTTCTCGTCACCGTGCCCACCGACCGCCTCGCCAAGGGTCTCGGCGATCTGCCCGACGGCGTCGAGCTGCGCCTCTGGGATCTGCGCTCGCCGGCCCCTGCCGACCGCATCGACATCGTCGTGCCTCCCTATATGGGCGGGCCCGGCGTGCTGGCAGCGCTCGACGGGATCGACATCGGGCTCGTGCAGGGCCAGTCGATCGGCTACGACGGCGTCGCCGCGGCGCTGCCATCTGGCATCCCGTTCGCGAACGCCGCCAGCGTGCACGAGGCCTCGACCGCCGAGCTCGCGGTCGGCATGATGATCGCCGCGCAGCGTCGGCTGCCGCGCTTCGCTCTTGCCCAGGAGCGTGGCGAGTGGTCACCCGTCTTCGCTGAGAGCCTCGCCGACCGGCGCGTGCTGCTGGTCGGCTTCGGCGGCGTCGGCACGGCGATCGCGCGACGGCTCGCGCCGTTCGAGGTCGCGCTGACGGCAGTGGCGAGCACGGCCCGCACCGAGCTGGTCGACGGCGTCGGCGAGATGGCGGTGCACGGCATAGACGAACTCGACGCGCTGCTGCCCCAGGCCGAGATCGTCGTGCTGAGCCTCCCAGCGAACGACCACACCCACCACCTCTTCGACGCAGAGCGGATCGCCCGTATGGCACCAGGCGCACTGCTGGTGAACGTCGGGCGCGGGCCGCTGGTAGAGACGGATGCCCTGGTCGCCGCGCTGCGCTCGAATGCGATCCGCGCGGCATCCGATGTCTTCGAAGAAGAGCCCCTGCCGGCCGGCCACCCACTGTGGACCGCACCGAACCTGCTGATCACGCCGCACGGCGGAGGCGCGTCCACCGCGATGAACCCGCGCATCGCTCGGCTCATCCGCCGACAGATCGACCGGATGCTGGCGGGTGAGCCTCCCGTGAACGTCGTGCTGCCCGGCTCCTGA
- a CDS encoding amidohydrolase, whose product MSTTIFENATVHTRLGRSSTAGTRPPDAQAMLVVGQRIALIGSVDECRDAAPAAAARVDLQGAHIAAAFIDAHVHTVQLATRSLEVDLSAADGFEQLAQQAGAALRAGAGRTDTGWLLGAGWNAGTWSDRRPADLSALDHATGDLPVALHSADLHAYWLNTAALTRLGVDPRLAPDGVVAEAPAFAVQHEIERSIRGTIEARILGVLHDLARAGVAGIHDIDDRIARETFQRLAADRALPLRVHKLTIEAELDEAAAAGIRTGSGDEWLDFGGVKLFSDGALGSHTCFLTEPFADRPDSHGVEAIDAVELRRAIARCADLGFSTAIHAIGDGAVRNAAGALAASRGVAIGAAVPHRIEHAQHVRHDDLALVARSGAVAVMQPESCTSDIDMVERRLGSRDLVSYGWRTLLDHDVPVAFSSDAPVEGIRPLHGIHAATTRQRPDATPAGGWQPHERLTRSEAWRAYTSAAARTAGHGDRGRLATGMLADFIVLDRDPAVVDATALRDAEVLRTVVGGTTRWNAQEPHTPPVIAEPITR is encoded by the coding sequence ATGTCGACGACGATCTTCGAGAACGCCACCGTGCACACCCGGCTCGGCCGATCTTCGACCGCTGGCACGCGCCCACCCGACGCGCAGGCCATGCTCGTCGTCGGTCAGCGGATCGCTCTCATCGGATCCGTCGACGAGTGTCGCGACGCCGCACCCGCAGCAGCCGCCCGCGTCGATCTGCAGGGCGCACACATCGCGGCGGCGTTCATCGACGCCCATGTGCACACCGTGCAGCTCGCCACCCGGTCGCTCGAGGTCGACCTCTCGGCAGCCGACGGCTTCGAACAGCTTGCACAGCAGGCGGGGGCAGCGCTGCGCGCAGGGGCCGGGCGCACCGACACCGGCTGGCTGCTCGGCGCCGGATGGAACGCCGGCACGTGGTCCGACCGCCGGCCTGCCGACCTCTCCGCACTCGACCACGCCACCGGCGACCTGCCCGTCGCGCTGCACTCCGCAGACCTGCACGCCTACTGGCTCAACACCGCGGCACTCACCCGTCTCGGAGTCGACCCGCGCCTCGCGCCGGACGGGGTCGTCGCCGAGGCGCCGGCTTTCGCTGTGCAGCACGAGATCGAGCGCAGCATCCGCGGCACGATCGAGGCCCGCATCCTCGGGGTGCTGCACGACCTCGCGCGAGCGGGAGTCGCCGGCATCCACGACATCGACGACCGCATCGCCCGCGAGACGTTTCAGCGCCTCGCCGCCGACCGCGCCCTGCCGCTGCGGGTGCACAAGCTCACCATCGAGGCCGAGCTCGACGAGGCCGCCGCGGCCGGCATCCGCACGGGAAGCGGCGACGAGTGGCTCGACTTCGGCGGCGTCAAGCTCTTCTCCGACGGGGCCCTCGGCTCGCACACCTGCTTCCTCACCGAGCCGTTCGCCGACCGCCCGGACAGTCACGGCGTCGAGGCCATCGACGCCGTCGAACTGCGCCGCGCGATCGCACGCTGCGCAGACCTCGGATTCTCGACCGCGATCCACGCGATCGGCGACGGCGCCGTGCGCAACGCGGCCGGCGCGCTCGCCGCGTCACGGGGCGTCGCGATCGGCGCGGCCGTGCCGCACAGGATCGAGCACGCACAGCACGTGCGCCATGACGATCTCGCGCTGGTCGCCCGCAGCGGTGCGGTCGCCGTCATGCAGCCCGAGTCGTGCACGTCCGACATCGACATGGTCGAGCGGCGGCTCGGCTCGCGCGACCTCGTCTCGTACGGCTGGCGCACGCTGCTCGACCATGACGTGCCTGTCGCGTTCAGCTCTGACGCCCCGGTCGAGGGCATCCGCCCGCTGCACGGCATCCATGCCGCCACCACCCGCCAGCGACCAGACGCGACGCCAGCCGGGGGCTGGCAGCCGCACGAGCGGCTGACGCGCTCCGAAGCCTGGCGCGCCTACACCTCGGCGGCCGCCCGCACGGCGGGGCACGGCGACCGAGGCCGGCTCGCGACGGGCATGCTGGCCGACTTCATCGTGCTCGACCGCGACCCCGCGGTCGTCGACGCGACCGCCCTGCGCGACGCCGAGGTGCTGCGCACCGTCGTCGGCGGCACGACCCGATGGAACGCCCAGGAACCGCACACCCCACCTGTCATCGCCGAACCCATCACCCGGTGA
- a CDS encoding ABC transporter substrate-binding protein, which translates to MKITQARVVLTAAAVAGALMLVGCGGKPVGSTDDDTGAAAASAVEIPTGDLAADVLKTLDVDDDLAARVPADIRKNGLAVATADGYPPMEMFDGDGETMIGVDMSFARALATLWGVELKIENSDQNAMVPGVASGRYDMVISGLNDTEVRREKVSFVDYATSAGAFVVAKGNPKGIKTPEDMCGKTLAVLDNGYYMQLAQTYSEECVAAGADKIEILGFANDPEALLQLQNGRADAGMNDFPVAQYRVSLSGDKLEAVEIPGDALFGIGIAPEATDLISLTQDTMNQLMQDGSYRDILDAWDLGGMGIDEATVNKGN; encoded by the coding sequence ATGAAGATCACGCAGGCCAGAGTCGTCCTGACCGCAGCCGCCGTCGCAGGCGCACTCATGCTCGTCGGCTGCGGCGGCAAGCCGGTCGGTTCCACCGACGACGACACCGGCGCGGCTGCGGCCTCCGCCGTCGAGATCCCCACCGGCGACCTCGCCGCCGATGTGCTGAAGACGCTCGACGTCGACGACGACCTCGCGGCGCGCGTGCCGGCCGACATCAGGAAGAACGGTCTCGCGGTCGCGACCGCCGACGGCTACCCGCCCATGGAGATGTTCGACGGCGACGGCGAGACCATGATCGGCGTCGACATGTCCTTCGCCCGCGCGCTCGCCACGCTCTGGGGCGTCGAGCTCAAGATCGAGAACTCCGATCAGAACGCGATGGTGCCCGGTGTCGCATCCGGTCGCTATGACATGGTCATCTCGGGGCTCAACGACACCGAGGTGCGTCGCGAGAAGGTGTCGTTCGTCGACTATGCCACGTCGGCCGGAGCGTTCGTGGTCGCGAAGGGCAATCCGAAGGGCATCAAGACTCCCGAGGACATGTGCGGCAAGACTCTCGCCGTGCTCGACAACGGCTACTACATGCAGCTCGCCCAGACCTACAGCGAGGAGTGCGTCGCGGCCGGTGCCGACAAGATCGAGATCCTCGGCTTCGCCAACGACCCCGAGGCGCTGCTCCAGCTGCAGAACGGCCGCGCGGACGCCGGCATGAACGACTTCCCTGTCGCGCAGTACCGCGTGAGTCTGTCGGGCGACAAGCTCGAAGCGGTCGAGATCCCCGGCGACGCGCTCTTCGGCATCGGCATCGCGCCAGAGGCGACCGACCTGATCAGCCTGACGCAGGACACCATGAACCAGCTCATGCAGGATGGCTCCTACCGAGACATCCTCGATGCCTGGGACCTGGGCGGCATGGGAATCGACGAGGCGACCGTCAACAAGGGCAATTGA
- a CDS encoding amino acid ABC transporter permease, with protein sequence MTSSTDVTTRADAWPHAGNIVRLRHPGRLIVALICIAAVAGFGYALAVNPHLSWADVGYYVFFPKILSGVGVTIALSIISTVIGLAIGVLLAVMKLSSNPVAQLLSTLYIWFFRGTPVLVQLIFWFNLAFLFPTLVIAIPGTSVGYEWDTNTVMTGFNAAVLGLALNLGAYAAEIVRAGIQAVDLGQSEAASSLGMTSSQRLRIVVLPQALRIIIPPFGNEFIGMLKTTSLVYVVAGNDLMTNASQIYKENSKIMELLIVVSLWYMLLTAIATYLQSKLEKKFGNSTVVPLSRRRPSPAAGEGGLFKTGVIRVPTEDLK encoded by the coding sequence ATGACGTCGTCGACTGACGTGACGACCCGTGCGGATGCCTGGCCGCACGCGGGCAACATCGTTCGCCTGAGGCACCCGGGCCGGCTGATCGTCGCGCTGATCTGCATCGCCGCCGTCGCCGGCTTCGGCTATGCGCTCGCCGTGAACCCGCATCTGTCGTGGGCGGACGTGGGCTACTACGTCTTTTTCCCGAAGATCCTCTCGGGCGTCGGCGTGACGATCGCGCTGTCGATCATCTCGACCGTGATCGGTCTCGCGATCGGCGTGCTGCTCGCCGTGATGAAGCTCTCGTCGAATCCCGTCGCGCAGCTGCTCAGCACGCTGTACATCTGGTTCTTCCGCGGTACACCCGTGCTCGTGCAGCTGATCTTCTGGTTCAACCTCGCCTTCCTGTTCCCCACGCTGGTGATCGCGATCCCCGGCACCAGCGTCGGATACGAGTGGGACACGAACACGGTGATGACAGGGTTCAACGCCGCGGTGCTCGGTCTGGCACTGAATCTCGGCGCGTACGCGGCCGAGATCGTGCGAGCGGGCATCCAGGCGGTCGACCTCGGGCAGTCCGAGGCGGCGAGCTCGCTGGGCATGACCTCATCTCAGCGGCTACGCATCGTCGTGCTGCCTCAGGCGCTGCGCATCATCATTCCGCCGTTCGGCAACGAGTTCATCGGCATGCTGAAGACCACCTCCCTGGTGTACGTGGTGGCGGGCAACGACCTGATGACCAACGCGAGCCAGATCTACAAGGAGAACAGCAAGATCATGGAGCTGCTCATCGTGGTGAGCCTCTGGTACATGCTGCTCACCGCGATCGCGACCTATCTCCAGAGCAAGCTCGAGAAGAAGTTCGGCAACAGCACCGTCGTGCCCTTGTCGCGGCGGCGCCCGTCGCCGGCGGCGGGCGAGGGCGGACTGTTCAAGACCGGCGTGATCCGGGTGCCGACGGAGGACCTGAAATGA
- a CDS encoding amino acid ABC transporter ATP-binding protein: MTEKIIVAEGVRKSFGHAEVLRGIDFTVERGEVACIIGPSGSGKSTFLRCLNALERIDDGVIRVNGEAVGYTPREGRFHEWRPQDFARFRRDIGMVFQRFNLFNNMNALENVICAQVKVKGMTRADAVENAHYQLERVGMRDHAHKYPSQLSGGQQQRVAIARSLAMQPAVMLFDEPTSGLDPELVDEVLEVMKSLAEAGMTMVLVTHEIGFAREVADSLTFVDGGVVVESGDPAQVLSRPSSDRTQRFLSRVL, from the coding sequence ATGACCGAGAAGATCATCGTCGCCGAAGGGGTGCGCAAGTCGTTCGGGCACGCCGAGGTGCTGCGGGGCATCGACTTCACGGTCGAGCGGGGAGAGGTCGCGTGCATCATCGGCCCGTCCGGCTCGGGCAAGTCGACCTTCCTGCGATGCCTGAATGCCCTGGAGCGCATCGACGACGGCGTCATCCGGGTGAACGGCGAAGCAGTCGGGTACACCCCCCGCGAGGGTCGGTTCCACGAGTGGCGCCCGCAGGACTTCGCGCGCTTCCGCCGCGACATCGGCATGGTGTTCCAGCGCTTCAACCTGTTCAACAACATGAACGCCCTCGAGAACGTCATTTGCGCTCAGGTGAAGGTGAAGGGGATGACCAGGGCGGATGCCGTCGAGAACGCTCATTATCAGCTCGAGCGCGTGGGCATGCGCGACCATGCGCACAAGTATCCGAGTCAGCTGTCGGGTGGTCAGCAGCAGCGTGTGGCGATCGCGCGCTCGCTCGCCATGCAGCCCGCCGTGATGCTGTTCGACGAGCCGACGTCCGGACTCGACCCCGAGCTGGTCGACGAGGTGCTCGAGGTGATGAAGTCTCTGGCTGAGGCGGGGATGACGATGGTCCTCGTCACCCACGAGATCGGGTTCGCGCGCGAGGTGGCCGATTCGCTCACGTTCGTCGACGGGGGAGTGGTGGTCGAGTCGGGCGACCCGGCGCAGGTGCTCTCGCGCCCGTCGAGCGATCGCACCCAGCGCTTCCTGTCGCGCGTGCTCTGA
- a CDS encoding ABC transporter substrate-binding protein has translation MSRSKYRKYLAGVAVGALTLGLAACSGGGGNGGGVAADGTATVVWSTWGTADELTRYKEFNEDFMDRHPDIKVKFQPVAGYGDYHSKLLAQLTSNTAPDVFYVGDDMIGQFVDSNRLMPLKELMDSKESKTKHDDFYPGLFGAAEKDDEVYAAPNDSNPDVLWYDKEALKAAGITEDPAALAESGEWTTDKYLEMNEKLHDAKLTGSMFWNYWATHWSWLSSQGVDAPYDDSGAFVGNEDEATVDAMQQLGDLFQDGTFVVADTLPDGAGADSVFVTHKAGFFVQGRYTIGTVKSAGVEDAYDIVRWPTPDGEPAPTGVATSFLAINGKTKVKDAAFTFWTEFLSAEGQIFRLKGGGNAVPSIKGADEVVLEDDYPAHAQTFLDMRDIGFEDYAAEARVPGLPVAIAEEFQRLYEGKTDAQQSLDTVAKLVEERSKK, from the coding sequence ATGTCCCGCTCCAAGTATCGGAAGTATCTCGCCGGCGTGGCCGTCGGCGCGCTCACCCTCGGCTTGGCCGCCTGCAGCGGAGGCGGCGGAAACGGCGGCGGCGTCGCCGCAGACGGCACGGCGACCGTCGTGTGGTCGACCTGGGGCACCGCAGACGAGCTCACCCGCTACAAGGAGTTCAACGAGGACTTCATGGACCGTCACCCCGACATCAAGGTGAAGTTCCAGCCGGTCGCCGGCTACGGCGACTACCACTCGAAGCTGCTCGCCCAGCTGACCAGCAACACCGCCCCCGACGTCTTCTACGTCGGCGACGACATGATCGGCCAGTTCGTCGACTCGAACCGCCTGATGCCCCTCAAGGAGCTGATGGATTCGAAGGAGAGCAAGACGAAGCACGACGACTTCTACCCCGGTCTCTTCGGCGCCGCCGAGAAGGACGACGAGGTCTACGCCGCGCCCAACGACTCCAACCCCGACGTGCTCTGGTACGACAAGGAGGCGCTGAAGGCCGCCGGCATCACGGAGGACCCGGCTGCACTCGCCGAGAGCGGCGAGTGGACGACCGACAAGTACCTCGAGATGAACGAGAAGCTGCACGACGCGAAGCTGACCGGCTCGATGTTCTGGAACTACTGGGCGACCCACTGGAGCTGGCTGTCGTCGCAGGGCGTCGACGCGCCGTACGACGACAGCGGCGCGTTCGTCGGCAACGAGGACGAGGCCACGGTCGACGCGATGCAGCAGCTCGGCGACCTCTTCCAGGACGGCACCTTCGTCGTGGCAGACACCCTGCCCGACGGTGCGGGGGCCGACAGCGTCTTCGTCACCCACAAGGCCGGGTTCTTCGTGCAGGGCCGCTACACGATCGGCACCGTGAAGTCCGCCGGCGTCGAAGACGCGTACGACATCGTGCGCTGGCCCACGCCCGACGGCGAACCCGCACCCACCGGTGTGGCCACCAGCTTCCTGGCGATCAACGGCAAGACCAAGGTCAAGGACGCCGCCTTCACCTTCTGGACCGAGTTCCTGAGCGCCGAGGGACAGATCTTCCGCCTCAAGGGCGGCGGAAACGCCGTGCCGTCGATCAAGGGCGCCGATGAGGTCGTGCTCGAAGACGACTACCCCGCCCACGCCCAGACCTTCCTCGACATGCGCGACATCGGCTTCGAGGACTATGCCGCAGAGGCCCGAGTGCCCGGCCTGCCCGTGGCGATCGCGGAGGAGTTCCAGAGGCTCTATGAGGGCAAGACCGACGCGCAGCAGAGCCTCGACACCGTCGCGAAGCTGGTCGAGGAACGGTCGAAGAAGTAA
- a CDS encoding carbohydrate ABC transporter permease, which produces MAQLTEAERMPQVTPAASAQPMRKEAAWRRRDRLWGYVFVGPQLIGMGLFVVLPFVASLVLAFADWDGLGELTWVGLDNFVDQLQDPLLGRSILNTLLIAIITVPIGLALAVIVAVALEKLKTRALYLVLFFSPVVTATVAIAMIWQQMFRVDGVLSTTIARVFGIDPPNWLQDPRLALLAVCIVTIWSSLGLNVVIFLAGLQNISPSVIEAARIDGAGAVRLLLSIRLPLLSPIVFFSSVIAFISSLQTFDIVYVLVSGGGPDNATRTIVYHIYDLGFGRFEFGLSSAASIILLLLTLIITAVQFGAQKKFVHYEDDPE; this is translated from the coding sequence ATGGCTCAGCTCACCGAGGCAGAGCGGATGCCGCAGGTCACCCCTGCGGCATCCGCCCAGCCCATGCGCAAGGAGGCGGCGTGGCGCCGCCGCGACCGACTCTGGGGGTACGTCTTCGTCGGCCCCCAGCTGATCGGCATGGGACTGTTCGTCGTCCTGCCGTTCGTGGCGAGCCTCGTGCTCGCCTTCGCGGACTGGGACGGCCTCGGTGAGCTGACATGGGTCGGCCTCGACAACTTCGTCGATCAGCTGCAGGACCCGCTTCTCGGCCGCTCGATCCTCAACACCCTGCTCATCGCGATCATCACCGTCCCCATCGGCCTCGCCCTTGCAGTGATCGTCGCGGTGGCGCTCGAGAAGCTGAAGACCCGCGCGCTGTACCTGGTGCTCTTCTTCTCGCCCGTGGTCACCGCGACCGTCGCGATCGCCATGATCTGGCAGCAGATGTTCCGGGTCGACGGCGTGCTCTCGACCACCATCGCCCGCGTGTTCGGCATCGACCCGCCGAACTGGCTGCAGGACCCGCGCCTGGCGCTGCTGGCGGTGTGCATCGTGACGATCTGGTCGTCGCTCGGCCTCAACGTCGTGATCTTCCTCGCCGGTCTGCAGAACATCTCGCCGTCCGTTATCGAGGCCGCCCGCATCGACGGCGCAGGTGCCGTGCGGCTGCTGCTCAGCATCCGCCTGCCCCTGCTCTCGCCCATCGTGTTCTTCTCGTCGGTGATCGCCTTCATCTCGTCTCTGCAGACCTTCGACATCGTCTACGTGCTCGTCTCGGGCGGCGGACCCGACAACGCGACCAGGACGATCGTCTACCACATCTACGATCTCGGCTTCGGGCGCTTCGAGTTCGGCCTGTCGAGCGCAGCGAGCATCATCCTGCTGCTGCTCACGCTCATCATCACGGCTGTGCAGTTCGGCGCCCAGAAGAAGTTCGTGCACTACGAGGACGACCCGGAATGA